Within the Bradyrhizobium cosmicum genome, the region CTTGTGCTCTTCCGAGATGCGATCGGTGATCGCAGTGCGGATCGGCCCCGGGCAGATGCAGTTGACCGTGATGCCCTCGCGGCCGAGCTCCACCGCGAGCGAGCGGGTGAGGCTGGCGACGCCGCCCTTCGCCGCCGAATAGGGGCTGTGCAATGCGGTGGCTCCGAGCGCTTCCGTCGAGGCGATGTTGACGATGCGCGGACTCGTCGACTTGCGCAGATGCGGCAGCGCCGCGCGGATGATGCGCGGATGCGCCGTCAGCATCACCACGATGCCCTTGGCCCAGGCGCCCTCGTAGGATTCGTCGTCGATCGCGACGCGGACGGAGATGCCGGCATTGTTGACGACGATGTCGAGCCCGCCGAAATGCGACGCCGCATCGCCGACGACACGCTTGATCTCGCCGCCGTCGGCGACGTCGAGTTTCCAGGCCTTCGCCGAACCGCCGCTCGCCGCGATCTCCCTGGCGACGGACAGGGCGCCTTGCTCGTCATAATCGGTCACGGCGACGTTCGCGCCTTCGCTTGCGAACACGCGCGCAGTCGCGCGCCCCATGCCGCTGGCCGCGCCGGTGATGAGAACGGTCAGCCCCTTCACGGACCGGCTGAGCTGCTTGAAGTCGGACATGCTGTTTCCTCGCGGCGTGCTTGTTTTTTGTTTTGGGATTGACGAGGCTGGCATCGATCCGCAGACAGGTCAAACAAGCAAGACAAAAGGGGAGGCCGCGATGGCAAACGAGCTGGATTTTTCGGGCAGGCAGGTGCTGGTCGTCGGCGGCTCCAGCGGCATCGGCAACGGCATCGCACAAGCCTTTCGCGCGCGGGGCGCGGCTGTCGCGGTCTGCGGCACGCGTGCTCACGCAACGGAATATTCGCCCGAGGAGGGCTCCGATCTCACTGGTCTTTCTTACGCGCAGCTCGATGTCAGCGATGCCGGCGCGATCGAAGCTTTCAAGCCGTCGTTCGATCGTCTCGATGTGCTCGTGCTCGCGCAGGGCGCGGTGCTCTACCGCCGCGGCGAGTTCGAGATGGCCGGCTTCCGCAAGGTCGTCGAGGTCAATCTGATGAGCCTAATGGCCTGCGCCACGCGATTCCATTCCATGTTGCGGGATTCCAGAGGGGCGCTGATCATGGTGTCGTCGACTGCGGCCTATCACTCCACCATGGGCAATCCCGCCTACAATGCGTCGAAGACCGGCGCGGTCGGATTGACGCGGACCCTGGGCGAGGCCTGGGCCGAGGACGGCATCCGCGTCAACGGTATCGCGCCCGGCCTCGTCGACACCAAGATGACGAAGGTGACGACCGACAATCCCAAGCGGCTCGAAGGCGCGCTGGCGCGCATCCCGCTGCGGCGATTGGGCACGCCGGCCGACATGGCGGGCGCGGCGCTGTTCCTGGCCTCGCCGTTGTCCTCCTACATCATCGGGCAGACGCTGGTCGTCGACGGCGGACTCATTCTCTAAAGCATGATCCGGAAAAGTGTGAAGCGGTTTTCCGGAAAGATCATGCTCAAACAAGAAAGCCAATTGGAACTGCGCCGCTCCTGATCGGTTATTTCGGCAGACCCCCGAGGAGGAGCAGCATGGACAAGGATAGGATCGTCGGATCAGCCAAGGAGTTCGCCGGACGCGCCGAAGGCGCTGTCGGTGATCTTGCGGGCGATGCGCAGACACAGGCATCGGGCAAGGCGCGCGAAGCCGCCGGCACCGTGCAGAATCTCTACGGCCAGGCCAAGGACGCCGTGCGCGACGCCGGCGAGACGGCCGCCAGCTACGCCAAGGACGCCTATGACAAGCCGGCCGAAACCCTGCGCGACGGTTCGCAGGCGATTGCCCAGAAGGTGCAGGACAATCCGCTTGGCTCGCTGCTGATCGCCGGTGGCATCGGCTTCGCGCTCGCGCTGATGATGTCGCGACCAGCCCGCCGCCCGCCGCCGCGCTGGCGCTACTAAGGCTAGTAGCCGACGCCGCATTTCTGGTGCCCCGGATGCGCAGCAGCGTTAAAGCGCTGCTGCGCAGAGCCGGGGCCCATTCT harbors:
- a CDS encoding SDR family NAD(P)-dependent oxidoreductase, whose translation is MANELDFSGRQVLVVGGSSGIGNGIAQAFRARGAAVAVCGTRAHATEYSPEEGSDLTGLSYAQLDVSDAGAIEAFKPSFDRLDVLVLAQGAVLYRRGEFEMAGFRKVVEVNLMSLMACATRFHSMLRDSRGALIMVSSTAAYHSTMGNPAYNASKTGAVGLTRTLGEAWAEDGIRVNGIAPGLVDTKMTKVTTDNPKRLEGALARIPLRRLGTPADMAGAALFLASPLSSYIIGQTLVVDGGLIL
- a CDS encoding CsbD family protein, which gives rise to MDKDRIVGSAKEFAGRAEGAVGDLAGDAQTQASGKAREAAGTVQNLYGQAKDAVRDAGETAASYAKDAYDKPAETLRDGSQAIAQKVQDNPLGSLLIAGGIGFALALMMSRPARRPPPRWRY
- a CDS encoding SDR family NAD(P)-dependent oxidoreductase, encoding MSDFKQLSRSVKGLTVLITGAASGMGRATARVFASEGANVAVTDYDEQGALSVAREIAASGGSAKAWKLDVADGGEIKRVVGDAASHFGGLDIVVNNAGISVRVAIDDESYEGAWAKGIVVMLTAHPRIIRAALPHLRKSTSPRIVNIASTEALGATALHSPYSAAKGGVASLTRSLAVELGREGITVNCICPGPIRTAITDRISEEHKTIYAKRRTALGRYGDPEEVAHMTLSLCLPAASFLTGAVIPVDGGLMARNA